From the Lolium rigidum isolate FL_2022 chromosome 2, APGP_CSIRO_Lrig_0.1, whole genome shotgun sequence genome, one window contains:
- the LOC124690892 gene encoding uncharacterized protein LOC124690892, translating into MPRVLYKRSPPPPEPEVEPCPPSPTSPSYEYPEFETMADYTPDEHGPSTQSFDDTDADLKLSNPTYTEPEDDDSYLRLPTSPSYGGPEFDTMADYIPNEPGLNTHLLDDEDRGIPMYDIADNFDSLYNDGNTFSKEDLERQTNKFVAAALDHYNSQEKNMIKYELIKAITSTGIMDGWRFYGHVNFTAKSSLENSKEEFFFAELRYVCDDDIYIPTCIVSLEEKERIGGVRGIKGNDGYHGKEIRVDTQHCYACREELMHPEDGALYETGHHVDDCYGYCCS; encoded by the exons ATGCCTCGCGTACTGTACAAGAGGAGCCCTCCTCCTCCGGAACCTGAAGTTGAACCATGTCCGCCTTCTCCTACCTCACCATCTTATGAATACCCAGA GTTTGAGACCATGGCTGATTACACTCCCGATGAGCATGGTCCAAGCACCCAATCCTTTGATGATACCGATGCTGATCTGAAACTCAGCAATCCTACATACACGGAACCCGAAGACGACGATTCATATCTGCGTCTTCCTACTTCACCATCTTATGGAGGCCCAGA ATTTGACACCATGGCTGATTACATTCCCAATGAGCCTGGTCTGAACACCCACCTCTTGGACGATGAGGATCGGGGCATTCCTATGTACGACATTGCGGACAACTTTGATTCGTTATATAATGATGGTAACACTTTCTCCAAGGAAGATCTTGAACGGCAAACTAATAAATTTGTGGCCGCCGCACTCGACCACTACAACAGCCAAGAAAAAAACATG ATCAAGTATGAGCTCATCAAAGCCATCACTAGCACTGGAATCATGGATGGATGGCGCTTTTATGGTCATGTAAACTTCACAGCCAAAAGCTCTTTGGAGAATTCAAAGGAAGAGTTCTTCTTTGCAGAGCTACGTTATGTTTGTGATGATGATATATATATACCCACATGCATAGTTTCAttggaagaaaaagaaagaattg GTGGGGTTCGGGGCATCAAAGGTAATGATGGATACCATGGCAAGGAAATTCGTGTTGACACCCAACATTGCTATGCATGCCGAGAAGAACTGATGCACCCAGAGGATGGAGCATTATATGAGACCGGTCATCATGTGGATGATTGTTATGGCTATTGTTGCAGTTGA